Proteins encoded within one genomic window of Lynx canadensis isolate LIC74 chromosome B4, mLynCan4.pri.v2, whole genome shotgun sequence:
- the BCL2L14 gene encoding apoptosis facilitator Bcl-2-like protein 14, with protein sequence MCATSAWDLEEIPLDDDDPNSLEFKILAFYAKHHVFKNSPAASSPRPPRTRSLSQRGLGSWPANDSWTQVSWAWRTSPSPEQATNLGKKKSSWRALFGVVEKEENEQSPPTARLEGQAIPELQGPSHSRARSLSNMGQHREHEAEDPQVVSIANRVAEIVHSWPPADEVHGQAGSRKSKGSFVHPFIQRQDLQLPAPSAKKDGEEQIIAQIVELLKYSGDQLERELKKDKALMNSFQDQLCYPVFKIITDQFLRCVDTRGESEVRAQGFKAALAIDVTAKLTAIDNHPMNRVLGFGTKYLKDNFSPWVQQHGGWEKVLGISHEEVD encoded by the exons ATGTGCGCCACCAGTGCCTGGGACCTGGAGGAGATCCCCCTGGACGATGACGACCCAAACAGCTTAGAATTCAAAATCCTGGCGTTCTACGCCAAACACCACGTCTTCAAGAACTCGCCGGCTGCCTCCTCCCCAAGGCCGCCGAGAACAAGAAGTTTGTCCCAGAGAGGACTGGGGAGTTGGCCAGCAAATGACTCGTGGACACAAGTGTCATGGGCTTGGAGAACTTCCCCATCACCTGAGCAGGCCACAAACCTGGGCAAGAAAAAGTCGTCTTGGAGAGCACTCTTTGGAGTggtagagaaggaggaaaatgaacAGAGCCCGCCTACGGCCCGCTTGGAGGGTCAGGCGATACCAGAGCTTCAAGGTCCCAGTCATTCAAGGGCTAGGTCCCTTTCTAACATGGGACAGCACAGAGAGCATGAAG CTGAGGACCCCCAAGTCGTTTCCATTGCCAACCGCGTTGCCGAAATTGTGCATTCCTGGCCCCCAGCCGACGAGGTCCACGGCCAGGCGGGAAGCCGCAAGTCCAAAGGCAGTTTTGTCCATCCGTTCATCCAGCGCCAGGACCTCCAGCTTCCAGCGCCCAGTGCTAAGAAAG ATGGAGAGGAGCAAATAATAGCCCAAATCGTCGAGCTGCTGAAATATTCAGGGGATCAGTTGGAAAGAGAG TTAAAGAAAGACAAGGCTTTAATGAACAGCTTCCAGGACCAGCTGTGCTACCCTGTTTTCAAGATCATCACAGACCAGTTCCTAAGGTGTGTGGACACCAGGGGAGAATCAGAGGTCAGAGCTCAGGGCTTTAAGGCTGCTCTTGCAATAGACGTCACGGCCAAGCTCACTGCTATCGACAATCACCCTATGAACAGGGTGCTGGGCTTTGGAACCAAGTACCTAAAAGACAACTTCTCGCCCTGGGTCCAGCAGCACGGTGGATGG gAAAAAGTGCTTGGGATATCACATGAAGAAGTAGACTGA